Proteins encoded within one genomic window of Nitrososphaerota archaeon:
- a CDS encoding CRISPR system precrRNA processing endoribonuclease RAMP protein Cas6, translating to MPVERYTFTIYSDEPIEFQSYSGFAVRGLFFDLIKRVSKDKAEELHVKKKLAPYSTTPIEALGSGWEVVYRRMPRGAARFSITLLDSDLSNMIRETLFTEALTLKGRECRLASIEYSQLDAAKLVEEARAVEKFSVRFRSPTYFRRTPVDVERLFPSAKKVKAPTPDLYRLHPLPDPVLFFRSLLRLWRAFSGASTKIPAGDFKNWVELGGVALSGYPNSIRTIRVYEHPTTNKWVVGFVGEVHFSLPKDLYSEKYAKVVDALLKFGEYTNVGGGRSAGLGVINYLSADQD from the coding sequence ATGCCTGTAGAGCGCTACACCTTCACCATCTACTCAGACGAGCCAATCGAGTTTCAGAGCTACTCCGGCTTCGCGGTAAGGGGCCTATTCTTCGACCTCATAAAGAGGGTCTCTAAGGATAAGGCTGAGGAGCTTCACGTGAAGAAGAAGCTGGCACCATACTCCACAACACCCATAGAAGCCTTGGGCTCCGGTTGGGAGGTGGTTTACAGGAGGATGCCGAGGGGTGCTGCGAGGTTCTCGATAACGCTGCTCGACTCAGACCTATCCAACATGATCAGAGAAACCCTCTTCACAGAAGCGCTCACGCTCAAGGGTAGGGAGTGTAGGCTAGCATCCATAGAGTATAGTCAGCTCGACGCCGCTAAGCTCGTTGAGGAGGCTAGGGCTGTGGAGAAGTTCTCGGTAAGGTTCAGAAGCCCAACGTACTTCAGAAGGACGCCTGTGGATGTTGAGAGGCTCTTCCCCTCGGCTAAGAAGGTTAAGGCGCCGACACCAGACCTATATAGGTTGCATCCGCTACCTGACCCAGTGCTCTTCTTCAGAAGCCTCCTCAGACTCTGGCGAGCCTTCTCCGGAGCGTCTACAAAGATACCCGCAGGCGACTTTAAGAATTGGGTCGAGTTGGGCGGCGTAGCCTTATCTGGGTACCCGAATTCGATCAGAACAATCAGAGTCTATGAGCATCCTACAACCAACAAGTGGGTCGTTGGTTTCGTGGGTGAGGTGCACTTCAGCCTACCCAAAGACCTCTACTCGGAGAAGTATGCTAAGGTTGTCGACGCATTGCTCAAGTTCGGCGAGTATACGAATGTAGGCGGCGGTAGGAGCGCTGGCTTAGGTGTAATAAATTATCTAAGCGCTGATCAGGATTAG